From the Burkholderia glumae LMG 2196 = ATCC 33617 genome, one window contains:
- a CDS encoding KTSC domain-containing protein — MQATATAAVSTAPIAVKEVESSQIFAIGHDAATNTLAIRFRSYKTNGPTSLYHYANVPAALFAEFASAESIGTYFSQNIKPYDKKYPYVQIEKMPATAPA; from the coding sequence ATGCAAGCCACGGCAACCGCAGCAGTGTCCACGGCCCCCATCGCCGTGAAGGAAGTCGAATCGTCGCAGATCTTCGCGATCGGCCATGACGCCGCAACGAACACGCTGGCGATCCGCTTCCGCAGCTACAAAACGAACGGCCCGACGTCGCTCTACCACTACGCGAACGTGCCGGCCGCCTTGTTCGCCGAGTTCGCGTCGGCCGAGTCGATCGGCACGTACTTCAGCCAGAACATCAAGCCGTACGACAAGAAGTACCCGTACGTGCAGATCGAGAAGATGCCGGCGACCGCGCCGGCGTAA
- a CDS encoding zinc ribbon domain-containing protein codes for MALVKCGECGAEISDKADACVRCGAPIKKNLSKRAAWITAGVVVVCGVAAYLAVTAPKQEGGAPPAAAERSGTKESASDCAKTDLQCLGDKGIVGASVYCKNPVTKLAKYDVKWTDRTFELKFSRFRWADQAAGVITYVGDKALFQNGFGAYTPVIYECDLAADNKTVLDVRVKEGRLP; via the coding sequence ATGGCGCTGGTGAAATGTGGGGAGTGCGGAGCAGAGATAAGCGACAAGGCGGACGCGTGCGTGCGCTGCGGCGCTCCGATCAAGAAAAATCTCTCGAAGCGGGCCGCCTGGATCACGGCTGGAGTTGTCGTCGTGTGCGGCGTGGCTGCTTACCTTGCGGTGACCGCGCCGAAGCAGGAGGGCGGAGCACCGCCGGCAGCGGCGGAGAGGTCAGGCACGAAGGAAAGCGCTTCGGACTGCGCCAAGACCGATCTGCAGTGCCTTGGCGACAAGGGCATAGTCGGCGCCAGCGTGTACTGTAAAAATCCAGTCACCAAACTTGCTAAGTACGACGTCAAGTGGACTGACCGAACCTTCGAGCTGAAATTCAGCCGATTCCGTTGGGCCGATCAGGCCGCCGGAGTGATCACGTATGTGGGCGACAAGGCCTTATTCCAGAACGGATTCGGCGCTTACACCCCAGTCATATACGAGTGTGATCTGGCGGCCGACAACAAAACCGTGCTCGATGTGCGGGTGAAAGAAGGGCGTCTGCCCTGA